CAGGAAGGAAAGGAGATTGTACAGAATGAGACAGCAAGTACGCATTGGCACTACCGATCTACTCGTAACACCGATTGGACTTGGCACTAACAAGGTTGGTGGTCATAATCTGTTCCCAAACCTGAATGACGAAGAGGGGAAAGCTATCGTTCGTGAAGCGCTGGATCTCGGAATCAACTTCTTGGATACCGCGTATATCTACGGACCAGAGCATTCCGAACGACTGATTGGCGAAGTATTAAAAGAAACCGGGAAACGTGATAGTGTGATACTCGCTACCAAGGGTGCGCATAAGATTGGCGATGATGGTAAAACGACCATCGACAACTCTCCAGCATTTCTGCGGGAACAAGTCGAGAATAGCTTAAAGCGTCTGCAAACCGATCATATTGATCTATACTATATTCATTTTCCAGATGAGCATACGCCCAAAGACGAAGCAGTTGGCGAATTGAAAAAGCTGAAGGATGAAGGCAAGATTGGTTCGATTGGCGTATCTAACTTCTCGTTGGAGCAGCTCAAGCAAGCGAATATTCATGGTGACGTAGATGTACTGCAATCTAACTATAATTTGCTGGAACGCGAAGTAGAAGAGGAGTATTTCCCTTATTTAATCGAAAATAAAATCTCCTTTGTTCCTTATTTCCCATTAGCCTCCGGTCTGCTCGGCGGCAAATATAATAAGGATACTCAGCTGAGTGATAGCCAAAAGAAAAAGCCGCTGTTCAAAGACGGTAATTATGAAAAGAATCTGGCGAAGATACAACATCTGCATCAAATCGCCAAAGATTTGAACAGCGAGGTTGCCAATGTTGTACTGGCTTGGTACCTAACACGCGAGCCGATTGATGTGGTCATTCCGGGTACTAAGGACAAACACCAGCTGCATAATAACCTCAAAACACTGGATGTGAAGCTATCACCAGAACAGATCCAGCATATCGACGAGGTATTCGCACCACAGCCTCAAGGCGCCAATCAATCCTAAGCATACAGACAGCAGACATTCGTACAGCTGTACGGATATGCTGAAATACAAAATGTAAAATGAAAAAATCAGATCCAAAGGATCGAAATAGTGAAGTCGGTGCTGGACCATCCAAGGTTCCACCGACTTTTTCTATATCAATTTTGAATATCCATACCTATAAATTAAAATTTCAATATATGAAAAATTCATAATAGAAACCATAGCCGTACCTTGTTCCTTGATTCGAATCTCATCCTACGAACGGGTATAATAAGAAAAGCTACACAGCAAGAAATACTCAGTAAAAAGAACAGCTATCGAGCAAAGCAATCATCAGAAAATGGTAGGTGAACACAGTATGAACAAGTCCAATACGCATGTCCGGCATACTCAGCCATCCGATGCCGATCCGCATCCAGCTTCCCTTTCCAAACAAAATCATCGCAAATCCATGTATCGTCAGAGTATGAAATGGCGTATGCTGTATGCGATAGCCGCTCTGCTAACGATGGTGCTTGGTCTGGCATCACGTCGCTATGATTATCTGCTTCCAACATGGTTGGCGGAACAGGCAGGGGATGCGTTATGGGCAGGAATGATTTATTGGGGGCTGCGTCTATTGACGGTGCCTCGTCGTATAGGGATTGCACTGCTAGGGGCGTTGTTTTTCAGCTATGGGATCGAATGTAGTCAGTTGTATCAGGCAGAGTGGATCAACGCTATTCGCGCCACGACACTTGGCGCACTGGTGCTGGGACATGGATTTCTAGTAGCGGATTTGTTTCGGTACACCGCAGGCGTTTTATGTATGTACATAATCGATATCCTCATCATGAAGAAGCAACAGCAACGTATATTTCATTTATAATCCATCGATAGACAGGAGAGTAGAACATGACACAAAGACCGGATTTTGACAGTGAACATCAGGAAGAAGTTCCTGATCCTATGCAGCAAGAGAATGAGGGTGTGCGCCGTCAAGGAGTAGCAATCGCGCCACCACCGCAGCTACAGCATGAGCTTGATGGCGAGCAAGGCTCGTTTATTTTAAAGCTGCGGGTCGATCTGTGCTGGGAACCGCAACATTTATTAACGTTGTTGAAACAAATGTATGAATATATCATCTCTGTCGATAGCGCTGCTCAATTGAATCGCAAGACAGCAGGGGAGCTATGGTTTGTGATTCATTTTATTCAAAATTGGTCATCTCACGAAGCATTCCGTCATGCGAACCCATATCCAGACGATTATTACCGCGATGTGTATGAGCTGCTATTTATGCTGGGCGATTGGTACTTTACTGGCGAATGTCCATTTACAAATCCCGGTTCCATGCTGGACGAGATTCGGAGTTTGGAACAGGGGAATGGATAATAGTCTGCGCAAGATCGTTGCTGTACAGTGCGGATAGCAGCAACGATCAATGCGAAGCTGCGGCATGTACAATCTCCTCCATCGTAACCATATACAGGCGATTATCATTGTATATGACCAAGGAATCACCACGAAAGTCAGAACATATCATTTGCAAGGTATGACCAGTTTCGTCCATCAATTGGATGGATTGACCTTTGCTAAGGATGTTAGGTTTGTTCGTCTTCTTGAGTATCAATGATCCATGCTTGTCATATCCGCCGTCAAATAAGAAGTGGTATCCATCTGTGCAAAATCCGTAGGAGCCTGACACATTGGGCTGTACCATATCTATATGCGGCTGGGAGAGGCTACCGCTGATACGACCTAGCATAAAGTCTGTGTAGTAGTAAAACCAGATTTCTTTATCGTTTATGACATTTAACGCATAGCAATCCACAATATCAACTTTATCGTTGCTGTATAGCTTTTCACCATGCGCATCCCAAGCGATCAGCCCATTCGCACCAACAGGATGTTTCCAACCATGATTGCCGAATATACCTTCATCAAAATAACTTGTCCAAATGGTTCCGCTTTTGGTAACCTGTACCTGCTGAATACCATCGCCTAAGAGGAACTCGCGAACTAGCTGACCGTTCCAATGGAAGACGGCGGCATTTCGATCATAACGATCCTGTCCATAATAATGACAGCGTGCGCCAACAAGCAGCAATTCATCATGCAATGGCTGAATATAATGGTAATTGAAATGCTGATTGGGTAAAGTTACCTGTTGCTGTATGATGCCGTCTGCAATTTGTAATACCTGATAGGTATAATCGTTTTTTAATACAGAAGGCACAAACATTCCATTGATTCGGGATGGCAACTCATCGATCAGCAATACATAAATATAGCCATCAGCGCCCATTTGTACCGAAACAATCTGGAATCCAGACATAGACTC
The DNA window shown above is from Paenibacillus sp. JQZ6Y-1 and carries:
- a CDS encoding DUF2809 domain-containing protein, translated to MNKSNTHVRHTQPSDADPHPASLSKQNHRKSMYRQSMKWRMLYAIAALLTMVLGLASRRYDYLLPTWLAEQAGDALWAGMIYWGLRLLTVPRRIGIALLGALFFSYGIECSQLYQAEWINAIRATTLGALVLGHGFLVADLFRYTAGVLCMYIIDILIMKKQQQRIFHL
- a CDS encoding aldo/keto reductase, with amino-acid sequence MRQQVRIGTTDLLVTPIGLGTNKVGGHNLFPNLNDEEGKAIVREALDLGINFLDTAYIYGPEHSERLIGEVLKETGKRDSVILATKGAHKIGDDGKTTIDNSPAFLREQVENSLKRLQTDHIDLYYIHFPDEHTPKDEAVGELKKLKDEGKIGSIGVSNFSLEQLKQANIHGDVDVLQSNYNLLEREVEEEYFPYLIENKISFVPYFPLASGLLGGKYNKDTQLSDSQKKKPLFKDGNYEKNLAKIQHLHQIAKDLNSEVANVVLAWYLTREPIDVVIPGTKDKHQLHNNLKTLDVKLSPEQIQHIDEVFAPQPQGANQS